One genomic window of Candidatus Kuenenia stuttgartiensis includes the following:
- a CDS encoding MMPL family transporter, protein MFEIIARKIAAIACSRPKIVLFVALLLTLISSLYTVKYLTFNPDRNSLISKEKEYNKRFLKLMDEFGQVDNHIIVMESDNTDALINAAEQIAKRLKNSPRLIKNIFYKVNKTDFEKKGLFYLDVEELLKIKTDLLHTMENRAQLPQAYQYEDIFAQFEHSLTQKTHAQTTDDSNITEDIDRLIALLQDMNNNLRENNVMPESPLQTAMQAHGGIPFSPAAMAFGDSPDTAYYNLFDNGRILLMEITVNDIDGLLTGTDSTSFIRKQVAAAKEMCPGVDIGLTGTVAMEADEMEISQKEMLYISIAALVGVAILFIISFNSIVMPLLGMLTLLCSISWTFGFTTLAIGYLNLFSIVFAVVLIGLGIDFSIHLMLRYTECRKLGHEKRDALCKSMENTGKGIILGAVTTAISFYSTLLIDFKGLSELGLIAGTGILLALISTLFLLSSLIILCDKFITAEKKMFPAASLCTPVKNWMFSIVVSCKVPLTIVSILFAIGSCFFVRHIKFDDNLLNLLPPNLESTRYAIKIIQSTGTATWFGAIVADTPEEAERVSEQLLRLKSVGKVESIASVLPDEQEKKVGIIKELKALAQTIPIPGNAGDAIRYQELKTILERLRFRLTFGKNMGLLKEGSGPLADRLLILNNKIDTFLRNAETLPEAEIVERLSKGQRTIRKHLEYLKHGMVPEPMTIDDLPYGLKERFVGKTGKNMVYIFPKEDIWTEGKLGEFVSEIRSIQPEATGAPFQIYDTNRLIKRGFLIAGGYTLAIIFSILLLTYRNIILTLTTLYPLLLTILWTIGFMKLFRIQPNPANVIAFPLILGISIDNSIHTMMRLNEKEGLWIHQTSTGKAIIISSLTTIIGFGSLALASHRGVSSLGLILAISLSCSLVTSIFVLPFTLSLIHEYRKKCTRRLYGEKAA, encoded by the coding sequence GTGTTTGAAATCATTGCCAGAAAAATCGCTGCCATTGCGTGCTCCCGTCCTAAAATAGTATTATTCGTTGCCCTCCTGCTTACGCTCATTTCTTCGCTCTATACGGTGAAGTATTTAACATTTAACCCTGACCGAAACTCCCTTATCTCGAAAGAAAAGGAATATAATAAAAGATTCCTGAAACTAATGGACGAATTTGGCCAGGTTGATAACCATATCATCGTAATGGAATCAGATAATACGGATGCTCTTATTAACGCTGCGGAACAAATTGCAAAAAGGCTAAAGAACAGTCCACGCCTTATTAAAAACATTTTCTATAAAGTGAACAAAACAGATTTTGAGAAAAAGGGGCTCTTTTATCTTGATGTTGAAGAACTTCTCAAAATAAAAACAGATTTGTTACATACCATGGAAAACAGGGCGCAACTACCCCAAGCATACCAATACGAAGATATTTTCGCCCAATTTGAGCATTCACTGACGCAGAAAACCCATGCACAAACAACAGACGACAGCAACATCACGGAAGACATCGACAGGCTTATCGCCCTTCTTCAGGACATGAATAACAACCTCCGTGAAAACAATGTCATGCCGGAATCTCCATTGCAAACAGCGATGCAAGCTCACGGCGGAATACCTTTTTCCCCCGCTGCTATGGCTTTCGGCGATTCGCCGGATACCGCATATTATAATCTCTTTGACAACGGACGCATTCTCTTGATGGAGATAACGGTTAATGATATTGACGGATTGTTGACGGGTACGGATTCCACCAGTTTTATCAGAAAACAAGTTGCAGCAGCAAAAGAAATGTGTCCCGGAGTCGATATCGGCCTTACAGGAACCGTTGCTATGGAAGCCGACGAAATGGAAATTTCTCAGAAAGAAATGTTATACATTTCCATTGCCGCACTTGTGGGAGTTGCTATACTCTTTATCATCTCGTTCAATTCAATCGTAATGCCGTTACTCGGCATGCTCACCCTTTTGTGTTCGATAAGCTGGACGTTTGGCTTTACAACATTGGCAATAGGGTACTTAAATCTCTTTTCCATTGTATTTGCCGTTGTTTTAATCGGTCTGGGAATAGATTTCAGCATCCACCTCATGTTACGTTACACAGAATGCAGGAAGCTCGGTCATGAGAAAAGGGACGCATTATGTAAATCAATGGAAAATACCGGAAAAGGCATCATCCTGGGCGCTGTTACCACGGCAATATCGTTTTACTCCACTCTGTTAATCGATTTTAAAGGATTAAGCGAGCTAGGGCTAATCGCGGGAACGGGCATTTTGCTCGCATTGATCTCCACGCTGTTTTTGCTTTCCTCGCTTATCATCTTATGTGACAAATTCATTACTGCAGAGAAAAAAATGTTTCCGGCGGCTTCATTATGTACACCGGTAAAAAACTGGATGTTCAGTATAGTAGTTTCATGCAAAGTCCCCCTGACGATTGTTTCCATATTGTTTGCAATTGGTTCATGCTTCTTTGTAAGGCACATAAAATTTGACGACAATCTGCTGAACCTCCTGCCACCCAACCTGGAATCGACCCGATACGCAATAAAAATTATTCAATCAACCGGCACTGCCACATGGTTTGGGGCGATTGTCGCAGATACTCCTGAAGAAGCGGAGAGGGTGTCCGAACAGCTCCTGCGGCTCAAAAGCGTGGGAAAGGTAGAAAGCATTGCTTCGGTGCTTCCCGACGAGCAGGAAAAAAAGGTGGGCATTATAAAAGAGTTGAAAGCCCTCGCACAAACTATACCCATTCCCGGGAATGCCGGCGATGCGATACGATATCAGGAATTGAAAACCATTCTTGAACGGCTGCGATTCCGGCTCACTTTCGGCAAAAATATGGGGCTGCTGAAAGAGGGTAGCGGTCCCCTTGCCGACCGCCTCCTCATCCTTAACAACAAAATAGATACCTTTTTGCGGAATGCAGAAACTTTGCCGGAAGCAGAAATTGTGGAAAGATTATCCAAAGGACAACGGACTATTCGCAAACATCTTGAATACCTGAAGCATGGAATGGTTCCCGAACCCATGACCATAGACGATTTGCCCTACGGCCTGAAAGAACGATTTGTCGGGAAAACGGGGAAAAACATGGTATATATCTTTCCCAAAGAAGACATCTGGACGGAAGGAAAACTGGGCGAGTTTGTATCTGAAATACGGAGTATACAGCCTGAAGCTACTGGTGCGCCATTTCAGATTTATGATACAAACAGATTAATCAAGCGGGGGTTTTTGATCGCCGGAGGCTACACACTGGCTATTATTTTTTCGATCCTCCTCTTAACCTATAGAAATATAATACTTACCCTGACCACCCTTTATCCCCTGCTTCTGACGATTTTATGGACAATCGGATTTATGAAATTGTTCCGTATTCAGCCAAACCCGGCAAATGTAATCGCATTTCCACTAATACTGGGCATCAGCATTGATAACAGCATCCACACCATGATGCGGTTAAATGAAAAGGAAGGCCTTTGGATACATCAAACCAGCACGGGAAAGGCTATCATCATATCTTCACTCACAACCATAATAGGATTTGGGTCTTTGGCGTTAGCCTCACACCGGGGGGTCTCAAGCCTTGGATTGATCCTCGCAATCAGCCTCTCATGCAGCCTTGTGACGTCCATATTCGTCCTGCCTTTCACCCTTTCACTCATACATGAATACAGAAAAAAATGCACGCGCCGCCTTTATGGTGAAAAAGCTGCCTAA
- a CDS encoding carbohydrate deacetylase → MKKCVINADDFGKSDAVNVCVETAFREGVLSSASIMAGGLAFPGACSIIKGNPGLGVGIHLTLLQGHSVLKHKDIPGLADVKGNFCENPFFAGMNLFFKRGIADQIRREIRAQTEKALESGISLGHLDGHLNIHLHPSVIWHAVELCKVYNIPYIRIPREPLFMNLFVSGKKLLYKISHKIIFEILARRAAPLLKEYGIGHIPLVIGLLESGNITADYLKKTLPGIDKTPFEIYCHPEPNNADFSALMDKDVKKCIVENGIRIITYREIKVQQ, encoded by the coding sequence ATGAAAAAGTGCGTTATTAATGCCGATGATTTTGGAAAATCTGATGCCGTGAATGTATGCGTGGAAACAGCGTTCAGGGAAGGTGTTTTATCCAGTGCCAGCATAATGGCGGGGGGGCTGGCGTTTCCCGGAGCCTGCAGCATTATTAAGGGGAACCCCGGACTTGGCGTGGGCATTCATCTTACACTGCTCCAGGGGCATTCGGTGTTAAAGCATAAGGATATTCCCGGACTTGCGGATGTTAAGGGAAATTTTTGCGAAAACCCTTTCTTTGCAGGGATGAATCTTTTCTTTAAAAGGGGAATTGCGGATCAGATACGACGCGAAATCAGGGCTCAAACAGAAAAGGCTTTAGAGTCGGGAATATCTCTGGGGCATTTGGACGGTCACTTAAACATACATCTTCATCCATCGGTAATATGGCATGCAGTGGAATTATGCAAGGTATATAACATCCCCTATATCAGGATACCCCGTGAGCCTCTATTTATGAATTTGTTCGTATCGGGGAAGAAGTTGTTGTATAAAATAAGCCATAAAATTATTTTTGAAATACTCGCCCGCAGGGCAGCGCCGTTACTAAAGGAATACGGCATCGGACATATTCCCCTGGTAATAGGCCTTCTGGAATCGGGGAATATTACGGCTGATTACCTGAAGAAGACCCTTCCGGGAATTGATAAGACGCCTTTTGAAATATATTGTCATCCGGAGCCAAATAATGCTGACTTCAGCGCACTTATGGATAAGGATGTAAAAAAATGTATTGTGGAAAATGGTATCAGGATTATTACTTATAGAGAAATAAAGGTGCAACAATGA
- a CDS encoding EamA family transporter produces the protein MIKTFGFLFFMLIAQAFGHTFLSKGMVGIGELTAYSVREILFYALVVMRNPWIVFGIFFHAIGFFSWMYILSFSKLSLVLPLTSLCYIMTAFLATFMLGEEVSPLRWAGTAVIVFGVYLVTQG, from the coding sequence ATGATAAAAACGTTCGGGTTCCTGTTTTTCATGCTCATAGCGCAAGCCTTCGGGCACACCTTCTTGAGCAAAGGGATGGTTGGGATAGGAGAACTTACCGCATACAGTGTAAGGGAAATACTTTTTTACGCCCTGGTTGTCATGAGAAATCCATGGATCGTTTTCGGGATATTTTTTCATGCGATCGGATTTTTTTCATGGATGTATATTCTTTCTTTCTCGAAATTAAGCCTGGTGCTTCCACTGACGTCTCTCTGTTATATAATGACCGCCTTTTTAGCTACATTCATGCTCGGAGAAGAGGTTAGCCCTCTCAGGTGGGCAGGGACCGCAGTGATAGTATTTGGCGTTTACCTTGTTACTCAGGGTTGA
- a CDS encoding ceramide glucosyltransferase, whose translation MPHFEGISFLKPITGEVYNLYNNIKSFLDLRAIPIEILFGVSSKDDPAYGILTKLENEFPGICKIILCSNHKKYSNEKVGKLITLTEHARYDIINISDADVLVPQDFLQSLTHIKNAGMVTNLYRGIHNEGIGGHLEVITILSDIFQGVCMAKIFHGINYGFGASMFLTKQSLESIGGYEALGNMLADDYHLGNKISKNGNPVTLSTILVNTVVGKSNFKNYFVRQLRLCKTYRVSEPVGYFLFGISFGSVWSLLLCFFTSFSLPAISLFGTAIILRFLSITLTGTLLSKIPFSWVYLLVPIQEFLGFYTWLLSFCGNKITWKNKKFVLGKDGTIAQINPE comes from the coding sequence ATGCCTCATTTCGAGGGGATCAGTTTTTTAAAACCCATTACCGGCGAGGTATACAATTTATACAACAATATCAAATCCTTCCTTGATTTAAGAGCCATTCCCATAGAAATTCTGTTTGGTGTCAGTTCAAAAGACGATCCCGCCTATGGCATTTTAACAAAGCTGGAAAATGAATTTCCCGGCATCTGCAAAATAATCCTGTGCAGCAACCATAAGAAATATTCAAACGAAAAGGTGGGGAAACTCATTACCCTTACGGAACATGCACGGTATGATATCATTAATATTTCCGACGCCGATGTATTAGTACCACAGGACTTCCTGCAATCGTTGACCCACATAAAGAACGCCGGCATGGTCACCAATTTGTATCGGGGAATACACAACGAAGGGATCGGGGGGCACCTCGAGGTTATCACCATACTCTCTGATATATTCCAGGGCGTGTGTATGGCAAAAATTTTTCATGGGATAAATTACGGTTTTGGGGCTTCAATGTTTCTTACAAAACAGTCGCTGGAATCGATTGGCGGGTACGAAGCGTTAGGCAATATGCTGGCGGATGATTACCATCTCGGAAACAAAATCAGTAAAAACGGAAATCCCGTTACGCTCTCAACAATTCTGGTAAATACCGTTGTCGGGAAATCGAATTTTAAGAATTATTTTGTACGTCAATTACGATTATGCAAGACGTACAGGGTCTCAGAACCTGTCGGATATTTTTTATTTGGCATATCTTTTGGTTCTGTCTGGTCGCTGCTATTGTGTTTTTTTACCTCTTTTTCTCTCCCCGCTATCTCTCTTTTTGGCACGGCAATCATTCTGCGTTTTCTTAGCATTACCCTAACAGGAACCCTGCTGAGCAAGATTCCATTTTCATGGGTGTATTTGCTCGTTCCTATACAGGAATTTTTGGGATTTTATACATGGTTATTGAGTTTTTGCGGCAACAAAATTACCTGGAAAAATAAAAAATTTGTCCTTGGCAAAGACGGAACGATTGCTCAAATCAACCCTGAGTAA
- the hpnJ gene encoding hopanoid biosynthesis associated radical SAM protein HpnJ, protein MMKKTLLLNPPCFDQFDGGAGSRYQARREVRSFWYPTWLCYTAGLIPGSKVVDAPAQGLQIDEVVSLAGDYELVVMYTNTPTLSIDRETAKKIKAANPESVICFVGPHVTIQPEDALREDRIVDIVARGEFDITVKELAEGKALQEVKGISYLNGSGVVHNADRGFTTDLDSLPFVTKIYERDLNYKDYEIPYLRYPYLSIYSGRGCPSQCIYCLWPQTMMGHQYRVRSVDNVIRELMYCKERFPEVKEIFFDDDTFTANRKRVQEFSRKVKDLGITWSATSRANLDRETLQQMKEGGLRLLVVGYESGNDEILKNVKKGITIDQAKRFTGECKSLGIQIHGTFMLGLPGENRSSMEDTIRFAIEMDPDTMQVSIASPYPGTEFYDYCEKNGYLKTGTMLSSSGHQLCNIEYPDLPAEEIILWTEKFYKKFYFRPRIILRIVKKMLQDPVERKRRLREGRQFFKTMRSRRKYTKKSC, encoded by the coding sequence ATGATGAAAAAGACACTTTTATTAAATCCACCCTGTTTCGACCAATTTGACGGCGGCGCCGGCTCCCGCTATCAGGCTCGCAGGGAAGTGCGTTCCTTCTGGTATCCCACGTGGTTGTGTTATACCGCGGGACTCATCCCTGGAAGCAAAGTAGTTGACGCACCGGCGCAAGGGCTGCAGATTGATGAGGTCGTTTCCCTTGCAGGGGACTATGAGCTGGTTGTGATGTACACAAATACCCCCACATTATCCATTGACAGAGAAACTGCCAAAAAGATAAAGGCTGCCAATCCGGAATCGGTCATTTGTTTTGTTGGTCCGCACGTTACTATACAGCCGGAAGATGCGTTGCGTGAGGACAGGATTGTGGACATTGTTGCAAGGGGGGAGTTCGACATTACCGTTAAGGAACTTGCGGAAGGCAAAGCGTTGCAAGAGGTGAAAGGGATAAGTTACCTGAATGGTTCGGGCGTTGTTCATAATGCTGACCGTGGATTTACTACCGATCTGGACTCCCTTCCCTTTGTTACGAAAATCTATGAGCGTGATTTGAACTATAAAGATTACGAAATCCCTTATTTGCGCTATCCGTACCTGTCGATTTATTCCGGACGGGGTTGTCCCTCACAATGTATTTACTGTCTTTGGCCACAAACGATGATGGGACATCAGTATCGCGTAAGGAGCGTTGATAATGTTATCAGGGAGCTGATGTATTGCAAGGAACGGTTTCCCGAAGTGAAAGAGATTTTTTTTGACGACGACACATTTACCGCAAACAGAAAAAGGGTGCAGGAGTTTAGCCGGAAGGTAAAGGACCTTGGAATTACATGGTCTGCCACATCAAGGGCAAACCTCGACCGCGAAACGTTACAACAGATGAAGGAAGGCGGCCTCAGATTGCTCGTAGTAGGCTATGAATCCGGCAATGATGAAATTCTGAAAAACGTTAAAAAAGGGATTACGATTGATCAGGCCAAACGGTTTACCGGCGAATGTAAAAGTCTCGGCATACAAATTCATGGCACTTTTATGCTGGGATTGCCGGGGGAGAACAGGTCTTCAATGGAAGACACCATCCGATTTGCCATAGAGATGGACCCTGACACGATGCAGGTATCTATAGCATCGCCTTATCCGGGCACTGAATTTTATGATTATTGCGAAAAGAACGGATACTTAAAGACCGGCACTATGTTAAGTTCTTCCGGACATCAGCTATGCAACATAGAGTATCCGGACCTCCCTGCAGAAGAAATCATCCTCTGGACGGAAAAATTCTATAAAAAATTCTACTTCAGACCACGCATTATTCTGAGAATAGTAAAAAAAATGCTTCAGGACCCCGTGGAACGGAAAAGAAGATTAAGGGAAGGGCGGCAGTTCTTCAAAACAATGCGCTCGCGCAGAAAATATACGAAAAAAAGCTGCTGA
- a CDS encoding RNA ligase — MSLTEVIKKAGISEDRWQESIDKHDVAREEYEGISYYRIMRKVGPLGKCSIVTCAGIIFDFPRIARILHLENGLKNAYAQPFYVEEKVDGYNVRIVCIRGKVLVFSRGGYVCPFSTDRIADFLDIQKIFADHPDLIVCGEFAGPDNPYNIECPPYVKEDIRFFAFDLMLKNTSRNLPVEERLRIFDKYGMPTVRRFGRFSSADILALKEIVKELDDAGSEGIVFKPTCKEEKTLKYVTFGSCLRDIRCNAPLMAEIASEYFTHRIIRAAMYRYEQSHELNPKDFTALGEALLKPIYESVKKAADGELIREEFLLRFREEENIQRMMDHLQKRKVHFEILSKEKAGFYWQVRFARKCYASYDTLQSHLGGMAHVD; from the coding sequence ATGTCATTAACCGAAGTCATCAAAAAAGCAGGCATTTCTGAAGACCGGTGGCAGGAATCTATTGACAAACATGATGTTGCCAGAGAAGAGTATGAGGGCATCTCCTATTACCGGATAATGAGAAAGGTCGGCCCTTTGGGAAAATGCTCAATCGTTACCTGTGCGGGCATTATTTTTGACTTTCCAAGGATTGCAAGAATATTGCATCTGGAGAACGGATTAAAGAATGCGTATGCGCAACCTTTTTATGTTGAAGAAAAGGTTGATGGTTATAATGTGAGAATTGTTTGTATCCGGGGAAAAGTACTCGTCTTTTCACGAGGTGGATATGTTTGCCCCTTTTCTACAGACAGGATAGCTGATTTTCTGGATATACAAAAAATATTTGCCGATCACCCCGACCTAATTGTTTGCGGGGAATTTGCGGGTCCCGATAATCCTTACAATATTGAATGTCCCCCTTACGTTAAGGAAGATATACGCTTTTTTGCCTTTGATTTAATGCTGAAAAATACTTCTCGAAACCTTCCTGTTGAAGAGCGGTTACGAATCTTCGATAAATATGGCATGCCTACCGTAAGGCGATTCGGGCGTTTTTCTTCTGCAGATATCCTTGCCCTAAAAGAGATTGTTAAAGAATTAGATGATGCAGGCAGCGAGGGTATTGTTTTCAAACCAACGTGTAAAGAAGAAAAGACCCTGAAATATGTTACTTTCGGGTCATGCCTGCGCGATATACGCTGCAACGCTCCACTCATGGCGGAAATAGCGTCAGAATACTTTACTCATCGTATAATCCGGGCAGCTATGTATCGTTATGAGCAATCCCATGAATTAAACCCTAAAGATTTTACTGCCCTGGGTGAAGCATTATTAAAACCCATTTACGAAAGTGTGAAAAAGGCTGCGGACGGAGAACTTATCAGGGAAGAGTTTCTTCTCCGTTTTCGTGAAGAGGAAAACATTCAACGGATGATGGATCATTTGCAGAAACGCAAGGTACATTTTGAAATACTATCGAAGGAAAAGGCAGGCTTTTATTGGCAGGTACGTTTCGCCAGGAAATGTTACGCGTCGTATGACACCCTGCAAAGCCATTTAGGTGGAATGGCACATGTAGACTGA